In Nocardioides cavernae, a single genomic region encodes these proteins:
- a CDS encoding RraA family protein, with protein MTLGFQILQRTDAVPSDEAQRWRELPVANISDTMNRLSASSADLVLMNTDLSTKMSGAALTVRTRPGDNLMVHKALTMIRPGDVLVIDAAGDLTNAIIGEIMVTAAIAKGLGGLVVHGAIRDAETLRAGALPVFACGVTHRGPYKDGPGEINVPVNLGGMVIHPGDLVVGDADGVVAVPLDNLAEVYAAAKAKLAKETVSLQKAASGERDDSWIDRRLAAQGYTAPLELAVGQA; from the coding sequence ATGACCCTCGGATTCCAGATCCTCCAGCGCACCGATGCCGTTCCGAGCGACGAGGCACAGCGCTGGCGCGAACTCCCCGTCGCGAACATCAGCGACACCATGAACCGCCTCTCGGCCAGCAGCGCCGACCTGGTGCTCATGAACACCGACCTCAGCACAAAGATGAGCGGCGCCGCCCTCACCGTGCGAACCCGCCCCGGCGACAACCTCATGGTCCACAAGGCCCTCACGATGATCCGGCCCGGCGACGTCCTTGTCATCGACGCTGCCGGCGACCTCACCAACGCCATCATCGGCGAGATCATGGTCACCGCCGCCATCGCCAAGGGCCTCGGCGGACTCGTCGTCCACGGCGCCATCCGCGACGCCGAGACCCTTCGCGCAGGAGCACTCCCTGTCTTCGCCTGCGGCGTCACTCACCGTGGCCCCTACAAGGACGGACCGGGTGAGATCAACGTCCCGGTCAACCTCGGCGGCATGGTCATCCACCCCGGCGACCTAGTCGTCGGCGACGCGGACGGCGTCGTCGCGGTGCCGCTGGACAACCTGGCCGAGGTCTACGCCGCCGCCAAGGCCAAGCTCGCCAAGGAGACGGTGTCGCTGCAGAAGGCGGCCTCCGGCGAGCGCGACGACTCCTGGATCGACCGGCGGCTCGCCGCCCAGGGTTACACCGCACCGCTCGAGCTCGCCGTGGGGCAGGCATGA
- a CDS encoding tripartite tricarboxylate transporter TctB family protein produces MSLDAGARPHPEVSEQDIRHPRDVWGSAVTVVIAAVALQRSVSYGIEGHTQVVGPGMFPAIVSAALLLLGLLWALQTWRKTVPQPEEPIELPDRGGVARIAITVAAMLVPALVFNLVDFRLTVFAMSFAVMRFVFGSPLVLAATVSAALSAICYFGLALGLGMVLPLSF; encoded by the coding sequence ATGAGCCTCGACGCCGGGGCTCGTCCGCACCCCGAGGTGAGCGAGCAGGACATTCGCCACCCCAGGGATGTGTGGGGAAGCGCCGTCACGGTGGTCATCGCCGCGGTGGCCCTGCAACGCTCCGTCTCCTACGGCATCGAGGGACACACGCAGGTCGTGGGCCCCGGCATGTTCCCGGCCATCGTGTCCGCAGCCCTGCTGCTGCTTGGACTCCTCTGGGCGCTGCAGACCTGGCGCAAGACGGTCCCGCAGCCCGAGGAGCCGATCGAGCTCCCCGACCGCGGCGGTGTGGCACGCATCGCCATCACCGTGGCCGCCATGCTCGTGCCGGCGCTCGTGTTCAACCTCGTCGACTTCCGCCTGACCGTCTTCGCCATGTCGTTCGCCGTCATGCGCTTCGTCTTCGGCAGCCCCTTGGTCCTCGCCGCCACCGTCTCCGCCGCGCTCTCGGCCATCTGCTACTTCGGCCTCGCACTCGGGCTGGGGATGGTCCTCCCGCTCAGCTTCTGA
- a CDS encoding tripartite tricarboxylate transporter permease, whose translation MDSLNQFAQGMQNVLAPEMLIYALIGCLVGMVVGILPGFGPAAATALLFPLTFSLGATESLVMMAAVLYGATYGGSITAVLLKVPGEASSVATTIDGHAMAKAGRAGPALVIAAVGGFIACVVATFGFVAATPLTRFAVTLGPVEMFALTILALLIAAGLVGRSVTKGMVAVAFGLLLATVGRDPLSGMERFTGGANGLIDGLDIIPVIMGLFGLTELFSTVERRHREQQAIKVGRIMPSRQDFKDSAGPVARGTIIGFFLGLVPGSPGATTAFASYTLEKKLSKHPEQFGKGAIQGVAGPESANNALSVAGMIPLFTLGIPSSATMAIMFGVFTSNGLIPGPTLFTETPEVPWTILASIVVGNVILLILNVPLVRIWVLVLKTPYPVLYAIVVVFLVIGAYSLRNSTFDIIVLIGSGLFGYLLEKIDVPASPIALTLVLGDLMETSFRQTLALSQGSMSGFVSSTTAIVIYAITAIALASIPIGRNLKARRDRRVSDTPDRRMTPV comes from the coding sequence GTGGATTCACTCAACCAGTTCGCCCAAGGGATGCAGAACGTCCTCGCACCCGAGATGCTGATCTACGCCCTCATCGGCTGTCTCGTCGGCATGGTCGTCGGCATCCTCCCCGGCTTCGGACCGGCAGCCGCCACCGCGCTGCTCTTCCCGCTGACGTTTTCCTTGGGTGCCACCGAGTCCCTGGTGATGATGGCCGCCGTGCTTTACGGGGCCACCTACGGCGGCTCCATCACCGCCGTCCTGCTGAAGGTTCCAGGCGAGGCTAGCTCAGTCGCCACCACGATCGACGGCCACGCGATGGCCAAGGCCGGCCGCGCCGGCCCCGCCCTCGTCATCGCCGCCGTCGGCGGCTTCATCGCCTGCGTCGTCGCGACGTTCGGCTTCGTCGCAGCCACCCCGCTCACCCGCTTCGCAGTGACCCTCGGCCCCGTCGAGATGTTCGCCCTCACCATCCTGGCCCTGCTCATCGCCGCCGGCCTCGTCGGCCGCTCCGTCACCAAGGGCATGGTCGCCGTCGCGTTCGGCCTTCTCCTCGCCACCGTCGGCCGCGACCCGCTGTCGGGCATGGAGCGCTTCACCGGAGGCGCCAACGGCCTCATCGACGGCCTCGACATCATCCCCGTCATCATGGGCCTGTTCGGACTCACCGAGCTCTTCAGCACCGTCGAGCGCCGACACCGCGAGCAACAAGCCATCAAGGTCGGCCGGATCATGCCCTCCCGCCAAGACTTCAAGGACTCCGCCGGCCCCGTTGCCCGCGGCACGATCATCGGGTTCTTCCTCGGCCTCGTCCCCGGCTCACCGGGAGCCACCACTGCCTTCGCCTCCTACACCCTGGAGAAGAAGCTCTCCAAGCACCCCGAGCAGTTCGGCAAGGGCGCCATCCAGGGCGTGGCCGGCCCTGAATCGGCCAACAACGCCCTGAGCGTCGCCGGCATGATCCCCCTCTTCACCCTCGGGATCCCGTCCTCGGCGACCATGGCCATCATGTTCGGGGTCTTTACCTCCAACGGCCTGATCCCCGGACCCACGCTCTTCACCGAGACCCCCGAAGTGCCCTGGACCATCCTGGCCAGCATCGTGGTCGGCAACGTCATCCTGCTGATCCTCAACGTCCCGCTGGTGCGGATCTGGGTGCTCGTCCTCAAGACGCCGTACCCCGTGCTCTACGCCATCGTCGTGGTGTTCCTCGTCATCGGCGCCTACAGCCTGCGCAACAGCACCTTCGACATCATCGTTCTCATCGGGTCCGGCCTCTTCGGGTACCTCCTCGAGAAGATCGACGTCCCCGCCTCACCCATCGCCCTGACCCTCGTCCTCGGCGACCTGATGGAGACGTCATTCCGCCAGACCCTCGCCCTCTCGCAGGGAAGCATGTCTGGCTTCGTCTCCAGCACCACGGCCATCGTCATCTACGCCATCACGGCCATCGCCCTTGCCAGCATCCCGATCGGACGCAACCTCAAGGCCCGCCGCGACCGGCGCGTCTCGGACACCCCTGACCGCCGGATGACTCCCGTCTAG
- a CDS encoding tripartite tricarboxylate transporter substrate binding protein — MKTAIATAITLSAAALAGCASSDTTNGSDAAFPDNLSSLTFEVPFDAGGTTDTIARLMAPMLEEELDVPVQVVNMSERDGQAGFEALAESDPNGAMVGFTNLPSAVTSYLGTEAGYDKDSFAPLGAVTSLSTVIAVHEDSDIDDFTDLVDAALAAPGDVTLAAGALDDSIQVHQIEEATGAEFNKIPFEGGSSGEVTALLGKKVDAIIGAPVAMIPNVESGDFRVIAVFGPERIAALPDSPTAIEQGVDLEMLSRIGLSLSAGTDEETQSALVDAMDKIAASPEFVKKVEALGYEGGFIDPEKFSAEWTDAEGVAQTVIDEEGR, encoded by the coding sequence ATGAAGACTGCCATCGCCACCGCGATCACCCTGTCCGCCGCTGCCCTCGCCGGCTGCGCGTCCTCCGATACGACCAACGGCAGCGACGCCGCCTTCCCCGACAACCTCTCCTCGCTGACGTTTGAGGTCCCGTTCGACGCCGGCGGCACCACCGACACCATCGCGCGGCTGATGGCACCGATGCTGGAGGAGGAGCTCGACGTCCCCGTCCAGGTCGTGAACATGTCGGAGCGCGACGGGCAGGCCGGCTTCGAGGCCCTCGCCGAGTCCGACCCCAACGGCGCGATGGTCGGGTTCACCAACCTGCCATCCGCCGTCACCTCCTACCTCGGAACCGAAGCCGGGTACGACAAGGACTCGTTCGCCCCGCTCGGCGCAGTCACGTCCCTGAGCACCGTGATCGCCGTCCACGAGGACAGCGACATCGACGACTTCACCGACCTCGTCGACGCCGCCCTTGCCGCCCCCGGAGACGTGACCCTCGCCGCCGGCGCGCTCGACGACAGCATCCAGGTCCACCAGATCGAGGAAGCGACGGGCGCCGAGTTCAACAAGATCCCCTTCGAGGGCGGGTCCTCGGGCGAGGTCACCGCGCTGCTCGGCAAGAAGGTCGACGCGATCATCGGCGCTCCCGTCGCGATGATCCCCAACGTCGAGTCCGGCGACTTCCGCGTCATCGCCGTCTTCGGCCCCGAGCGCATCGCCGCGCTGCCCGACTCGCCGACCGCCATCGAGCAAGGCGTGGACCTCGAGATGCTCTCGCGCATCGGGCTCTCGCTCTCCGCCGGCACCGACGAGGAGACCCAGTCAGCCCTCGTCGACGCCATGGACAAGATCGCCGCCTCGCCCGAGTTCGTCAAGAAGGTCGAGGCCCTCGGGTACGAAGGTGGGTTCATCGACCCCGAGAAGTTCAGCGCCGAGTGGACCGACGCCGAGGGAGTCGCCCAGACCGTGATCGACGAGGAGGGCCGATGA
- a CDS encoding ABC transporter substrate-binding protein, which translates to MTHDQQSPPAAENKPSKSSPADYQPATQADGSIRLSTAIGNRGVTQAILAGLPTPGWELEFHDVKPLPRAFRAMVNERSFHVSEMALTTLAMAIERGRPLIGIPAVLNRDFHYRSIVVRTGAGITSPADLVGRRVGVRAYSQTTGVWARGLLESEFGIDHREITWVTFEGAHVAEYDDPKHVERAPAGATILDMLAASSIDAAVIMDPQVDPAIATPLFPDANQRARSSHERDAIFPVNHVLAVDTATVEEIPDLPGQLYDLFLQSKQTYDARLAADGPVTPQDRHTLALGGIVSGDPNPFGVAANHSSCDQLLTYAHHQGLLARRMRVDELFHPSLF; encoded by the coding sequence ATGACGCACGACCAACAATCACCACCAGCAGCCGAGAACAAGCCCTCCAAGTCCAGCCCTGCCGACTACCAGCCGGCCACCCAGGCTGACGGCTCCATCCGCCTGAGCACCGCCATCGGCAACCGGGGCGTCACCCAAGCCATCTTGGCCGGCCTGCCCACCCCCGGATGGGAGCTTGAGTTCCACGACGTGAAGCCTCTCCCTCGCGCCTTCCGTGCCATGGTCAACGAGCGCTCCTTCCACGTGAGCGAGATGGCCCTGACCACGCTCGCCATGGCCATCGAGCGCGGACGACCCCTGATCGGCATCCCCGCGGTGCTGAACCGTGACTTCCACTACCGCTCGATCGTCGTCCGCACCGGCGCCGGGATAACGTCGCCTGCCGACCTGGTCGGCCGACGAGTCGGAGTCCGGGCCTACTCGCAGACCACCGGTGTCTGGGCGCGGGGACTCCTCGAATCCGAGTTTGGCATCGACCACCGAGAGATCACCTGGGTGACCTTCGAGGGCGCCCACGTGGCCGAGTACGACGACCCCAAGCACGTCGAACGCGCCCCGGCTGGCGCCACCATCCTCGACATGCTCGCCGCCAGTTCCATCGACGCCGCCGTGATCATGGACCCGCAGGTAGATCCCGCGATCGCCACTCCACTGTTCCCCGACGCCAACCAGCGAGCGCGCTCGTCCCACGAGCGCGACGCCATCTTCCCCGTCAATCACGTCCTCGCGGTCGACACCGCGACAGTCGAGGAGATCCCCGACCTGCCAGGCCAGCTGTACGACCTGTTCCTGCAGAGCAAGCAGACGTACGACGCCAGGCTCGCTGCCGACGGCCCGGTGACCCCGCAGGACCGACACACGCTGGCTCTCGGCGGCATCGTCTCAGGGGACCCCAACCCCTTTGGGGTGGCTGCCAACCACTCCAGTTGCGACCAGCTCCTGACCTACGCACACCACCAAGGCCTGCTCGCACGGCGTATGCGCGTCGACGAGCTGTTCCACCCGAGCCTGTTCTGA
- a CDS encoding Bug family tripartite tricarboxylate transporter substrate binding protein, translated as MKLRRSMCVLLAAPLILTGCANTNSGGDTDTASFPEGLDSIQMIVPFSAGGSTDTIARLVAPRLEESLGVPVQVINREESGGQTGLKQIADSPKDGSVIGSANLPSIFTTYLDPNTDVDYDRDSFQTAGAVTTFGSVVVVREDSGLKTLDDLAAAASAEPKALDLAGGAVDDLIPITQLEDAFDAEFNLIPFEGGSADKVTALLGDKVDVIVAAPSAVVANVESGEFRVLATMGSERSVSFPDVSTAQELGYDITYDTVNGFALPAGTPDNIVEAYSDALSDVVDDPAFAEAVEPLGFNASYVSAGDYGDLWDERETEAGPIIEAAE; from the coding sequence ATGAAACTCCGCCGCAGCATGTGCGTCCTCCTGGCCGCCCCGCTCATCCTCACCGGATGCGCCAACACCAACAGCGGTGGGGACACCGACACCGCGAGCTTTCCCGAAGGCCTCGACAGCATCCAGATGATCGTGCCGTTCAGCGCCGGAGGAAGCACCGACACGATCGCACGGCTTGTCGCCCCCCGCCTCGAGGAGAGCCTCGGGGTTCCGGTGCAGGTCATCAACCGCGAGGAGAGCGGCGGCCAGACCGGCCTGAAGCAGATCGCCGACTCCCCCAAGGACGGGTCCGTCATCGGCAGCGCGAACCTGCCCTCGATCTTCACCACCTACCTCGACCCGAACACCGACGTCGACTACGACCGCGACAGCTTCCAGACCGCTGGCGCTGTCACCACGTTCGGTTCGGTCGTCGTTGTCCGCGAGGACAGCGGCTTGAAGACACTCGACGACCTCGCGGCAGCGGCGAGCGCCGAACCCAAGGCCCTCGACCTGGCCGGGGGAGCCGTCGACGATCTCATCCCCATCACCCAGCTCGAGGACGCTTTCGACGCCGAGTTCAACCTGATCCCGTTCGAGGGCGGTAGCGCAGACAAGGTCACCGCCCTTCTTGGTGACAAGGTCGACGTCATCGTCGCCGCTCCCAGCGCCGTTGTCGCCAACGTCGAGTCCGGCGAGTTCCGAGTCCTTGCGACGATGGGCAGCGAACGAAGCGTCAGCTTCCCCGACGTCTCCACCGCCCAAGAGCTCGGCTACGACATCACCTACGACACCGTCAATGGTTTCGCGCTGCCGGCTGGAACTCCCGACAACATCGTCGAGGCCTACAGCGACGCACTCTCGGACGTCGTCGACGACCCTGCCTTCGCTGAAGCCGTCGAGCCACTCGGCTTCAACGCCAGCTACGTCTCCGCCGGCGACTACGGGGACCTCTGGGACGAGCGCGAGACCGAGGCAGGACCCATCATCGAGGCCGCCGAATGA
- a CDS encoding VOC family protein — MLTGVDHIDLRTPDFDGTVAYLESLGLREVRRLDPERGSVEMALPGENQVVFEVRPEPAAEKAYVHHVAFGLEGLDDVDTLAGAGVPFTKAKHFVPATGRTVTNGVDPGGMTWQLTD; from the coding sequence ATGCTGACCGGAGTCGACCACATCGACCTCAGGACACCGGACTTCGACGGCACCGTCGCCTACCTCGAGTCCCTCGGCCTGCGCGAAGTCCGACGACTCGACCCCGAGCGCGGCTCGGTCGAGATGGCGCTTCCCGGTGAGAACCAGGTCGTGTTCGAGGTCCGGCCCGAACCGGCGGCCGAGAAGGCATACGTCCACCACGTCGCCTTCGGACTGGAGGGGCTCGACGACGTCGACACCCTCGCTGGCGCAGGTGTCCCCTTCACCAAGGCCAAGCACTTTGTGCCCGCCACCGGGAGGACCGTCACCAACGGGGTCGACCCCGGCGGGATGACCTGGCAGCTCACTGACTGA
- a CDS encoding MFS transporter has translation MTAFRWLFVVTALLQSTFAATKVLIIYRAIELGGSASEIGVLVALYAVVPLVAALPLGRAVDRGHVSIVMRSGGVLTIAGVVLVAAGPNLIALGAANILIGCGQMCSMVSAQGLIPRLSTDDELDRRFGAWSVATSLGQTLGVPLAGLVVHVAPSRDIGVGWALLGFAVASVAASAATLVPALRFEPFARNIAGRDPQPTSQMLTTPGMRSAMLASVIVLVSIDLLMAYLPLLGVERGFGVLAVTLILTARSGSALIARVLMTPIRARFSREQVMVTSTLISAPTVLALAIVGNPWIVGACMVVAGFAWGLAQPLSMTWVASLVTPANRASALSLRITGNRVGQVAVPLAAGGLSSAAGVSSVFVVIGTALFVSALNTRRSLRGGPAAPAP, from the coding sequence GTGACGGCGTTCCGCTGGCTCTTCGTGGTCACCGCGCTCCTGCAGTCAACCTTCGCCGCGACCAAGGTCCTCATCATCTACCGCGCCATCGAACTCGGAGGATCGGCCAGCGAGATCGGCGTTCTCGTGGCCTTGTACGCCGTGGTCCCCTTGGTCGCCGCGCTGCCTTTGGGGCGCGCCGTAGACCGAGGTCACGTGTCGATCGTCATGCGCTCCGGCGGAGTCCTCACGATCGCCGGCGTCGTTCTGGTCGCGGCCGGCCCCAACCTCATTGCATTGGGCGCCGCCAACATCCTCATCGGCTGCGGGCAGATGTGCTCGATGGTCTCAGCACAAGGGCTCATCCCCCGCCTCAGCACGGACGATGAACTCGACCGACGGTTTGGAGCGTGGAGCGTCGCTACCTCCTTGGGCCAGACCCTCGGAGTTCCCTTGGCAGGACTTGTGGTCCATGTGGCGCCGAGTCGCGACATCGGTGTGGGTTGGGCGCTCCTGGGCTTCGCCGTGGCAAGCGTCGCGGCCAGCGCAGCAACCCTGGTACCCGCGCTGAGGTTCGAGCCGTTCGCGCGGAACATCGCTGGACGCGATCCCCAACCCACTAGTCAGATGTTGACCACCCCGGGCATGCGCAGCGCGATGCTCGCCAGCGTCATCGTCCTCGTCTCGATCGATCTCCTGATGGCATACCTCCCCCTCCTAGGGGTCGAGAGAGGCTTCGGCGTCCTTGCCGTAACCCTGATACTCACCGCACGATCAGGCTCAGCACTGATTGCGCGCGTCTTGATGACGCCCATCCGCGCCCGGTTCTCTCGCGAGCAGGTCATGGTCACGAGCACCCTCATCTCGGCGCCAACGGTTCTCGCACTCGCGATCGTCGGCAATCCGTGGATCGTCGGCGCCTGCATGGTCGTCGCTGGCTTCGCATGGGGGCTCGCACAACCACTGTCGATGACCTGGGTCGCGAGTCTCGTCACGCCGGCCAATCGCGCCTCCGCCCTCTCCCTACGGATCACCGGAAACCGGGTCGGGCAAGTCGCCGTTCCCCTCGCCGCCGGTGGACTCAGCAGCGCCGCCGGCGTCTCGTCCGTGTTCGTCGTCATCGGCACCGCCCTGTTCGTCTCGGCGCTCAACACCCGGCGGTCACTGCGAGGAGGTCCAGCAGCCCCAGCGCCGTGA
- a CDS encoding universal stress protein: protein MTILAAYVPSSAGRAALTFALNEAATRGEDVVVVNASRGDALASDHAMSPDDDARIRTEAERLGVVVGIERVIGAESPASQLLAAADRVSASLIVIGSRGRSTVGKLLMGSAALEILSNARQPVVTVKAEST, encoded by the coding sequence ATGACCATTCTTGCCGCGTATGTCCCCAGCAGCGCCGGAAGAGCAGCGCTCACATTCGCCCTCAACGAAGCTGCGACCCGCGGCGAAGACGTCGTGGTCGTCAACGCGAGTCGAGGCGACGCCCTCGCCAGCGATCACGCGATGTCGCCGGACGACGACGCTCGCATCCGAACCGAGGCAGAGCGGCTCGGCGTCGTCGTCGGGATCGAACGCGTTATCGGCGCTGAGTCACCTGCCAGCCAGTTGCTTGCAGCAGCGGACCGTGTCTCTGCTTCGCTGATCGTGATTGGATCGCGGGGCAGGTCGACGGTCGGGAAGCTGTTGATGGGTAGCGCGGCCCTCGAGATTCTCAGCAACGCCCGTCAGCCCGTCGTCACGGTCAAGGCTGAGTCGACGTGA
- a CDS encoding FAD binding domain-containing protein translates to MKGKPMLRDLQCAQTLDDAVRLVGSGGAVLAGGTDFVSLYAAGVVGNDVAVDISRVRELAAVTQGDDKIRIGAGVTLQRIEDLGDDSSSLGAIRDGAALVGSPQTRRRATLGGNACRSSPSGDTLPGLLAAGAEMVALSARGQRAVPASEFFRGPGINALRDDELLGWIDVPRRASVSAYVRHTFRRSMDLATVGIATALEESADGPRLLAAVGGAGPTPVATPAVWISGVDVPLADLVDLLHDQIQDIITPISDVRGSEWYRRKLIRPLLERSLARCLARR, encoded by the coding sequence ATGAAGGGGAAACCGATGTTGCGTGACCTCCAGTGCGCCCAGACCCTTGACGACGCGGTGCGCCTCGTCGGCTCCGGTGGAGCCGTCCTCGCCGGCGGTACCGACTTCGTCTCGCTCTACGCCGCCGGAGTCGTCGGCAACGACGTGGCAGTCGACATCTCGCGTGTCCGCGAGCTAGCCGCGGTCACGCAGGGCGACGACAAGATCAGGATCGGGGCCGGAGTCACCCTGCAGCGCATCGAGGACCTTGGGGACGACTCGAGCAGTCTGGGTGCCATCCGTGACGGTGCCGCACTGGTCGGTTCGCCTCAGACCAGGAGGCGCGCGACCCTTGGCGGAAACGCCTGCCGGTCGTCTCCCTCAGGCGACACGCTTCCCGGCCTTCTCGCGGCCGGGGCCGAGATGGTCGCCCTTTCGGCACGGGGTCAACGAGCTGTTCCTGCATCGGAGTTCTTCCGCGGCCCGGGCATCAATGCTCTCCGCGACGACGAGCTTCTTGGCTGGATAGACGTGCCGCGACGAGCGTCCGTGAGCGCCTACGTTCGTCACACGTTCCGTCGCTCGATGGACCTTGCCACGGTTGGCATCGCCACTGCCCTCGAAGAGTCGGCAGATGGACCTCGGCTGCTCGCCGCCGTCGGCGGCGCCGGTCCGACCCCCGTCGCCACGCCTGCAGTCTGGATCTCCGGCGTCGACGTGCCACTCGCGGACCTGGTTGACCTGCTCCACGACCAGATCCAGGACATCATCACGCCCATCTCGGACGTGAGGGGGAGCGAGTGGTATCGGCGCAAGTTGATCCGACCGCTGCTCGAGAGGTCGCTCGCGCGATGCCTTGCGCGTCGCTGA